A section of the Corynebacterium auris genome encodes:
- a CDS encoding aminodeoxychorismate lyase: MAHPLVPPQPVIYLVEPFGGSVRRQNANMPHVFWDDAVVTRGDGIFETILVKDGRPVNLEKHLERFRRSAAQLDLPEPRGEQWRAATRDAVADYVREHGETEAACAWTMSRGRASTGVPTAWLTVRPPDPELARLRKKGVKAMTTGRGYSVDTGDGSAPWLALGAKTLNYTATMAALRWAREHGFDDIIYIDPATGRVLEGATSTVLVVKKGGRLRTPEAGPDVLPGTTIQAVFDHAAAQGWRCKAKPLYVDDLHSAQSVWLVSSVRRGVRVTHLDGTQLSTPDNEKEVAKLIDASLAAHPD, from the coding sequence ATGGCCCACCCTCTCGTCCCGCCCCAGCCCGTGATCTACCTCGTGGAGCCCTTCGGGGGCTCGGTGCGCCGCCAGAATGCGAACATGCCGCACGTCTTCTGGGATGACGCGGTGGTCACGCGCGGCGACGGAATTTTTGAGACGATCCTGGTCAAAGACGGCCGCCCCGTGAACCTGGAGAAGCATTTGGAGCGCTTCCGCCGCTCGGCCGCCCAGCTGGATCTGCCGGAGCCGCGCGGCGAGCAGTGGCGGGCGGCCACGCGAGACGCTGTCGCGGACTACGTGCGCGAGCACGGGGAGACCGAGGCCGCCTGCGCCTGGACCATGAGTCGGGGGCGCGCCTCTACCGGCGTGCCCACGGCGTGGCTGACGGTGCGCCCGCCGGACCCGGAGCTGGCGCGGCTGCGCAAGAAGGGCGTCAAGGCGATGACTACGGGCCGCGGTTACAGCGTCGATACCGGCGACGGCAGCGCCCCGTGGCTGGCGCTCGGCGCGAAAACACTGAATTACACGGCCACCATGGCGGCGCTGCGCTGGGCGCGCGAGCACGGCTTCGACGACATCATCTACATCGACCCGGCAACCGGCCGGGTGCTCGAAGGCGCGACCTCGACGGTGCTCGTGGTCAAGAAGGGCGGCCGCCTGCGCACCCCGGAGGCGGGCCCGGACGTCCTGCCGGGCACGACGATCCAGGCCGTCTTCGACCACGCAGCCGCGCAGGGGTGGCGCTGCAAAGCCAAGCCGCTCTACGTCGACGACCTGCACTCGGCGCAGTCGGTCTGGCTCGTCAGCTCGGTGCGCCGCGGTGTGCGCGTCACGCACCTCGACGGCACGCAGCTTTCCACCCCGGACAACGAGAAAGAGGTAGCCAAGCTTATCGACGCCTCCCTCGCCGCCCACCCCGACTAG
- the pstC gene encoding phosphate ABC transporter permease subunit PstC yields MADNDLPSPHDDRRAGSGAAENSVLPSSTGVPTLSPDAPKENSGATAPQGVKRPGDRVFEFFSTASSALITIIIAAIGLFLLIQAVPPLMRNEGGLIGFFTYTGQWQTANLDQMQFGIPNLFFFTVMISLIALILAMPIALGIALFLSNYAPKQLVRPLGTLVDMLAAVPSIVYGLWGAQVLGPALGGFYEWINSWGGDFFLFAHYQNSPSFATGRNVLTGGIVLAVMILPVIAATAREVFVQTPPGQIEAALALGATRWEVIRLTVIPFGLSGYIAGSMLGLGRALGETMALYMVVSPGLEFRASLFDGGSTFATHIANASAEFNNAISAGAYIAAGLVLFILTFIVNSIARAIVNKK; encoded by the coding sequence ATGGCTGATAACGACCTGCCTTCCCCCCACGATGACCGCCGCGCCGGGTCGGGTGCGGCGGAGAATTCGGTCCTCCCAAGCTCCACTGGAGTGCCCACCCTCTCTCCCGACGCCCCCAAGGAAAACTCCGGTGCCACCGCCCCGCAGGGCGTGAAGCGCCCGGGCGACCGCGTGTTCGAGTTCTTCTCCACCGCGTCCTCGGCCCTGATCACCATCATCATCGCCGCTATCGGCCTGTTCCTGCTCATCCAGGCGGTGCCGCCCCTGATGCGCAACGAGGGCGGCCTGATCGGCTTCTTCACCTACACCGGCCAGTGGCAGACCGCGAACCTTGACCAGATGCAGTTCGGTATCCCGAACCTGTTCTTCTTCACGGTCATGATCTCGCTCATCGCCCTGATCCTGGCCATGCCCATCGCGCTCGGCATCGCGCTGTTCCTCTCCAACTACGCGCCGAAGCAGCTGGTGCGTCCGCTGGGCACGCTGGTGGACATGCTCGCCGCCGTCCCGTCGATCGTCTACGGCCTCTGGGGCGCGCAGGTGCTCGGCCCGGCGCTCGGCGGCTTCTACGAGTGGATCAACTCCTGGGGCGGGGACTTCTTCCTCTTCGCCCACTACCAGAACTCTCCTTCCTTCGCGACGGGCCGCAACGTCCTCACCGGTGGCATCGTCCTGGCCGTCATGATCCTGCCCGTCATCGCCGCGACGGCGCGCGAGGTGTTCGTGCAGACGCCCCCCGGCCAAATCGAAGCGGCCCTCGCCCTCGGCGCGACCCGCTGGGAGGTTATCCGCCTCACGGTCATCCCCTTCGGCCTGTCCGGCTACATCGCGGGTTCCATGCTTGGCCTCGGCCGCGCCCTCGGTGAGACCATGGCGCTGTACATGGTCGTCTCCCCGGGCCTTGAGTTCCGCGCTTCGCTTTTCGACGGCGGCTCGACCTTCGCAACCCACATCGCGAACGCCTCCGCCGAGTTCAACAACGCCATCAGTGCCGGCGCCTACATCGCCGCTGGTCTTGTGCTGTTCATCCTGACCTTTATCGTCAACTCGATCGCCCGCGCGATCGTCAACAAGAAGTAA
- the mshD gene encoding mycothiol synthase — MTNIEERKQLLGEAEKHDGVAPFSEAFVRGLEEDLGHRHFERRDNGELVGLAALAPDGSAELAVRPAARRRGHGTALVRQVLAANDKAGLWAHGNVPAAQEAARALSLRVTRELLVMGIGGSELQAAAREEVPAGYEALNYEEAARRWGRESVEQQWLAVNNDAFSWHPEQRGWDLERLHQGMDTDWFDPAGVWFIYQGEDMAGFHWTKVHPDGVGEVYVVGLASEHRGRGLGGPLLSVGLNSLVEQGLEQVILYVEADNEPAVRRYRQMGFAVRESHVVYVTPTL, encoded by the coding sequence ATGACGAACATCGAAGAACGCAAACAGCTCCTCGGCGAGGCCGAAAAGCACGACGGTGTTGCGCCCTTCTCGGAGGCCTTCGTCCGCGGCCTCGAGGAGGACCTCGGCCACCGGCACTTCGAGCGCCGCGACAACGGCGAGCTCGTGGGGCTCGCGGCGCTGGCGCCCGACGGCAGCGCAGAGCTCGCGGTCCGCCCCGCGGCGCGGCGCCGCGGCCACGGCACGGCCCTGGTCAGACAGGTCCTCGCCGCGAACGACAAGGCGGGCCTGTGGGCGCACGGCAACGTGCCCGCCGCGCAGGAGGCGGCGCGCGCGCTGTCGCTGCGGGTTACCCGCGAGCTCCTCGTCATGGGGATTGGCGGCAGCGAGCTCCAGGCGGCGGCGCGCGAGGAGGTTCCGGCAGGCTACGAGGCGCTGAACTACGAGGAGGCCGCCCGCAGGTGGGGGCGCGAGAGCGTGGAACAGCAGTGGCTCGCCGTGAACAACGACGCCTTCTCGTGGCACCCGGAGCAGCGCGGCTGGGATCTGGAGAGGCTGCACCAGGGGATGGACACGGACTGGTTCGACCCCGCCGGGGTGTGGTTCATCTACCAGGGCGAGGACATGGCCGGGTTCCACTGGACCAAGGTCCACCCCGACGGGGTGGGCGAGGTGTACGTGGTTGGCCTGGCCTCGGAGCACCGGGGGAGGGGACTGGGGGGACCACTGTTATCCGTCGGGCTCAACAGTCTGGTCGAGCAGGGGTTAGAGCAGGTCATCCTGTACGTCGAGGCTGACAACGAGCCGGCTGTGCGGCGCTACCGGCAGATGGGTTTCGCGGTGCGTGAGTCGCACGTGGTGTACGTAACACCTACCTTGTAA
- a CDS encoding FABP family protein: MSDNTEHNPSPDRSHGLDGNEAVNLAAEQSKQTAHRNIPGLGFADLPLPDDTANLRQGPSLHDGLLALLPLVGVWSGSGQANDNGTEYAFGQQLVISHDGENYLRFESRTWRLDSEGKPAGPDQREVGFWRISLTDEIELTLTNSRGLVEIMYGEPLNERAWQVQSASTIVTATGPETHGPGKRLYGLMPNNNLGWVDERAVGGELVPYMSAELRRVAG, translated from the coding sequence ATGAGCGACAACACCGAGCACAACCCTTCCCCGGACCGCTCCCACGGCCTCGACGGCAACGAGGCCGTTAACCTCGCGGCCGAGCAGTCGAAGCAGACGGCCCACCGCAACATCCCGGGGCTGGGCTTCGCGGACCTCCCCCTCCCGGACGACACCGCGAACCTGCGCCAGGGGCCCTCGCTTCACGACGGCCTCCTCGCCCTGCTCCCCCTCGTCGGCGTGTGGTCGGGCTCCGGGCAGGCCAACGACAACGGAACCGAGTACGCCTTCGGCCAGCAGCTGGTCATCTCCCACGACGGGGAGAACTACCTGCGCTTCGAATCGCGCACGTGGCGCCTCGACTCCGAAGGCAAGCCGGCCGGGCCTGACCAGCGCGAGGTCGGCTTCTGGCGTATCTCCCTGACCGACGAGATCGAGCTCACCCTGACGAACTCCCGCGGCCTCGTGGAAATCATGTACGGCGAGCCCCTCAACGAGCGCGCCTGGCAGGTCCAGAGCGCCTCCACGATCGTCACCGCCACGGGCCCGGAGACCCACGGGCCGGGCAAGCGCCTCTACGGGCTAATGCCCAACAACAACCTCGGGTGGGTGGACGAGCGCGCCGTCGGCGGGGAGCTCGTCCCCTACATGTCGGCGGAGCTTAGGCGCGTCGCCGGCTAG
- the pstS gene encoding phosphate ABC transporter substrate-binding protein PstS: MIRNFKRTAAVASVLALSSVSLVACGEEEQPEDNTNNEAAETSEPAENENNEEAAEGLSGQTGQLVAEGATSQQNAMDYFGSRYSEEVPGANLAYNATGSGNGIRNFLAEQATFAGSDSALKDDEAEQATERCGGNEAWHLPLVIGPVAIAYNLEGVDDLNLTVDNIVEIFQGEITQWNDPKIAEANPGAELPDEEISVIYRSDESGTTENFQHFLAVASDGKWEGSGKAFPAAVGAGANGSTGVIDQVNSTPGAITYVEAGFAENIANIDFGNGPVELNEETVTNALDNLTFLTEGHNMVVDSDALFATDEADNYPLVLTTYEIVCSAGYDEATSNMVKDFLTVALDSQDDELANEGYIPVQGAHLDRLRDAVEALG; encoded by the coding sequence GTGATTCGCAACTTCAAGCGCACCGCTGCTGTGGCCAGCGTGCTCGCACTCTCCTCCGTGTCTCTCGTGGCTTGTGGCGAAGAAGAGCAGCCCGAGGACAACACCAACAACGAAGCAGCCGAGACCTCTGAGCCTGCCGAAAACGAGAACAACGAAGAGGCAGCCGAAGGCCTCAGCGGCCAGACCGGCCAGCTCGTCGCCGAGGGCGCGACCTCGCAGCAGAACGCGATGGACTACTTCGGCTCCCGCTACTCCGAGGAGGTTCCGGGCGCGAACCTCGCCTACAACGCCACCGGTTCCGGTAACGGCATCAGGAACTTCCTCGCGGAGCAGGCAACCTTCGCCGGCTCCGACTCCGCCCTGAAGGACGACGAGGCCGAGCAGGCCACCGAGCGCTGCGGCGGCAACGAGGCATGGCACCTGCCCCTCGTCATCGGCCCGGTTGCTATCGCCTACAACCTCGAGGGTGTCGACGACCTCAACCTGACCGTTGACAACATCGTCGAGATCTTCCAGGGCGAGATCACCCAGTGGAACGACCCGAAGATCGCCGAGGCGAACCCGGGCGCCGAGCTGCCGGACGAGGAGATCTCCGTCATCTACCGCTCCGACGAGTCCGGTACCACCGAGAACTTCCAGCACTTCCTCGCCGTCGCTTCCGACGGTAAGTGGGAGGGCTCCGGCAAGGCCTTCCCGGCCGCCGTGGGCGCCGGCGCGAACGGCTCCACCGGTGTCATCGACCAGGTCAACTCCACCCCGGGTGCCATCACCTACGTTGAGGCCGGCTTCGCCGAGAACATCGCCAACATCGACTTCGGCAACGGCCCGGTTGAGCTCAACGAGGAGACCGTCACCAACGCCCTCGACAACCTGACCTTCCTCACCGAGGGCCACAACATGGTCGTCGACTCCGACGCCCTGTTCGCCACCGACGAGGCCGACAACTACCCGTTGGTTCTGACCACCTACGAGATCGTCTGCTCCGCCGGCTACGACGAGGCGACCTCCAACATGGTCAAGGACTTCCTCACCGTCGCCCTGGACTCCCAGGATGACGAGCTCGCCAACGAAGGCTACATCCCGGTGCAGGGCGCTCACCTTGACCGCCTGCGCGACGCTGTCGAAGCCCTCGGCTAA
- a CDS encoding LmeA family phospholipid-binding protein, whose translation MNTVSSRRKTSVKPLWVALAVIAGAVLLALAADTALASRAENRLSQRAQVADGLPEAPEVYIAGFPFLASLLTNSVPRVSVTALDAPVEGIGIVNATAEAIDIDLAGGHALNAEFEGGEAATVRRRVRLDGVALGELLGMTDLDISNPYDISPRGGPASEVLLTATPPGMAEQVRVVATLRLVDGVFHMRPSTLDDAPSGADTDSVLSAFTLTLDTRDLPLGGPADLVQVSGGSIEFSRDQINVTLSLDDLSPLARSVEAAG comes from the coding sequence ATGAATACCGTGAGCTCGCGCAGGAAAACGTCGGTAAAACCGCTCTGGGTGGCGCTCGCCGTCATCGCGGGCGCAGTGCTTCTCGCGCTCGCCGCGGACACGGCTTTGGCCTCCCGCGCGGAAAACCGCTTGTCGCAGCGCGCCCAGGTAGCCGATGGCCTGCCCGAAGCGCCCGAGGTCTACATCGCGGGTTTCCCCTTCCTCGCCTCGCTTCTGACCAATTCCGTCCCCCGCGTGAGCGTCACTGCCCTCGACGCCCCCGTCGAGGGGATCGGCATTGTCAACGCCACCGCGGAGGCCATCGACATCGACCTCGCGGGCGGGCACGCTCTCAACGCGGAGTTCGAGGGCGGCGAGGCCGCGACCGTGCGCCGCCGCGTCCGCCTCGACGGCGTGGCCCTCGGCGAGCTACTCGGCATGACGGACCTGGACATCTCGAACCCCTACGACATCTCCCCCCGCGGCGGCCCCGCCAGCGAGGTGCTGCTCACGGCAACCCCACCGGGCATGGCGGAGCAGGTTCGCGTGGTGGCCACGCTGCGCCTGGTAGACGGGGTTTTTCACATGCGCCCGAGCACGCTTGACGACGCCCCCTCCGGCGCCGACACCGACTCCGTCCTGAGCGCCTTCACCCTGACCCTCGACACGCGTGACCTGCCCCTCGGCGGGCCGGCCGACCTGGTGCAGGTCTCCGGCGGCTCCATCGAGTTCTCCCGCGACCAGATCAACGTCACGCTGAGTCTCGACGACCTCTCCCCGCTCGCGCGCAGTGTCGAGGCGGCTGGGTAG
- the pstA gene encoding phosphate ABC transporter permease PstA — protein MSTALPNNSGAGAGTATDAAPAKGSGSPFADISSGRKTTNSVMSVLMWACMIIALIPLLWLLITVVGRGWSAIVDPAWWTEDMVGVRARSEGGGALHAIAGTLMQTLVASVISIPIGVFTAIYLVEYANGNRLGRVTTFMVDILSGVPSIVAALFIYALWITILGQQRSGFAVALALILLMVPIVVRNTEEMLRVVPMDLREASYALGVPKWKTIVRIVLPTALSGIVTGIMLAVARVMGESAPVLILVGSTPALNWLGLFSEPQSSLPLFMLDMWRAGSTEPTLERLWGAALTLVIIVVALNLLARVIAARFSVKK, from the coding sequence ATGAGCACCGCACTTCCGAATAATTCCGGCGCGGGCGCAGGCACTGCCACCGACGCCGCCCCCGCGAAGGGCTCCGGCAGCCCCTTCGCCGACATTTCCTCGGGCCGCAAGACCACCAACTCGGTCATGAGCGTCCTCATGTGGGCCTGCATGATCATCGCCCTCATCCCGCTGCTGTGGCTGCTGATCACCGTGGTTGGCCGCGGCTGGAGCGCGATTGTTGACCCGGCGTGGTGGACCGAAGACATGGTCGGCGTCCGCGCGCGTTCCGAGGGCGGCGGCGCCCTCCACGCCATCGCCGGTACGCTGATGCAGACCCTCGTCGCCTCCGTCATCTCCATCCCGATCGGCGTGTTCACTGCCATCTACCTGGTGGAGTACGCCAACGGCAACCGCCTCGGCCGCGTCACCACCTTCATGGTGGACATCCTTTCCGGCGTCCCCTCCATCGTCGCCGCCCTGTTCATCTACGCCCTCTGGATCACCATCCTCGGCCAGCAGCGCTCCGGCTTCGCCGTGGCCCTTGCCCTGATCCTGCTGATGGTCCCCATCGTGGTCCGTAACACGGAGGAGATGCTGCGCGTCGTGCCGATGGACCTACGCGAAGCCTCCTACGCCCTAGGCGTGCCCAAGTGGAAGACGATCGTGCGCATCGTGCTGCCCACCGCCCTGTCCGGCATCGTCACCGGCATCATGCTGGCCGTTGCCCGCGTCATGGGTGAGTCCGCGCCGGTGCTGATCCTGGTCGGCTCCACCCCCGCCCTGAACTGGCTGGGCCTGTTCAGCGAGCCGCAGTCCTCGCTGCCGCTGTTCATGCTCGACATGTGGCGGGCCGGCTCCACCGAACCCACCCTCGAGAGGCTATGGGGCGCTGCCCTCACCCTCGTCATCATCGTCGTCGCCCTGAACCTGCTGGCACGCGTCATCGCCGCACGCTTCTCGGTGAAGAAGTAA